From Pararhodobacter zhoushanensis, the proteins below share one genomic window:
- a CDS encoding type II secretion system protein GspM, with translation MIAALARVLALRSPRERVLLALLALGALPVAFVALVALPLIDARAAARADLTAAQAVRDWYAARQGEIAALPRPGAPPPQSARPRWALAGSSCA, from the coding sequence ATGATCGCTGCGCTTGCCCGCGTTCTGGCCCTGCGCAGCCCGCGTGAACGGGTGTTGCTGGCGCTTCTGGCGCTGGGTGCGCTGCCGGTGGCCTTTGTCGCGCTGGTCGCCCTGCCGCTGATCGACGCCCGCGCCGCTGCCCGCGCGGATCTGACCGCCGCGCAAGCGGTGCGCGACTGGTACGCCGCGCGTCAGGGGGAGATCGCAGCGCTGCCGCGTCCCGGTGCCCCGCCCCCACAGAGCGCCCGGCCCCGGTGGGCCTTGGCGGGATCGAGCTGCGCCTGA